The genomic segment GAAGTCCTGTTGTACCACTAGAAAACATTGTATACATTGGATGATCAAATGGcacttttttataaacaaattcTTCATCcatattacaatttttatgttcatcaataaatttatcaaaaggAATAAAAATACCTCCTTTTAAAGTACAATCAGTagagttattttttaatggaaCAATGACTGCTTTTAGAagatattttgttaattgtccacaaattttttcataattaaaTGCATTATCATGTAATTTTTGCTTgaaaataactttttcttgaccaaaaattaatttaggCTTAACTTGAGATAATCTATCAACAACAGCTTTTTCACCAAATTCAGTAGAACATGAAGCAAATGTACATCCTAATGAAACTGCTGCTAACATTATAGAAGCTGTACGATAACTATTTGGCATATAAGTAGCAACAGCATCACCACATTTTAAACCAATACTTTTCATAGCTAAtgctaatattttaatgtccTTTTTAAGTTGTCCataactaaaatattcaaatgaTTCACCGTCAAATGTTTCAATGAAtgcaattttattatcatcacAATCTTTTAATACATTCTCTGTATAATTAAGCATGCTACCTTTAAACCATTTAGGAATTTCGTTAATCTTTACATTTTCTTCAACAATATCTTCTTtgcaaaaattttgtttaccTAAGTCAACTTTACAAAATTCAGCTACTGATAACCAAAATTCACCATAATTATCAACAGTCCATTGCCAAAAACTTTCATAATCATCTATTTAAACATAtatgtaagttttttttataaaaaaaaaatttaaattacctTTAAAATCAACagcatattttttttgtatataattgCGAAAACGTAACTCAGCATTCCATTCATTACCTATATCCTTTGGTGGTGTATAATATTCAGAAACTGTTTTAGACATTTTGCTTTTATCAAGCTtcataacaataaattttaaaaaactaggtaagtataaaaattatacactaaaatatatataatttgtaaaatatgagtgaaaaaaaattttacatgtaaaaaaaaatgttttaaaatgaGGATTATTTGGAATTATGTTACAATAGTATcgttttaagaaaatatattttagaataCTTATATGACCctaaatgaatatataatacgaatatatatatatatatatatatatatatatatatatatttatatttatatatatatatattgtaaatgtgtcaaaaaaatttgaattttgatataatctaatgataaaaataattataatttgaatACATTTtgattaatcattttaaatgttgCAAAAAGTTTACAACATATATTGTAATATACTCTGataataatcataaaatGGTTTAACGATACAAAGTCCACGAATACTtaatgacattttttttgtatagattgaatataaaatatattaaagtaaaataatatttaaatttttattttttaatattattttttatttttataaataaataaaaagtatacaaAACAACTTAAAAATGATCTAGTTTAATGGATTATAAttgacaataaaaataaaaaaaattttataaatatattatataataatattaattttataaaatatttttctcattaaaaaaaatgttaaaaatttaaatatatttgtttagatagtttaataaaagttgattaaaaatttttattttacattcgTAATAggctttaaatatttaaatgataaattaagatacattatataaataataagtgattgatatttatatatattgtttaacATTAGATACAAGATTAAATTTACTTTACacaataaaagataatattttataatgatacaaaaaaaccattttttccttttattATCAAGATAATTAATACACGTGTATCAATCTTATcagatattttaatttttattaacaacaaataatatttaaaaaaaactggtaaaatagaaaatattttataaaataaaatatataaaagtttagaTTGACATTTAAAGTAGAGTGATTTATACCAAAAGTAgaatgatattataaaaatgttacataataatatttccagtgcatacatttttattttgaacaTTAAGACTTTTTAATAGGTATATAGACAgttaaatttacaaaaattatatttcatttaatgataagtaaaatatcttatatggttaaaataaaataatatatataccttttttttgggtcaaaatattttaacgatcttgaaaataaattatatataaatttatatgaaagagaatattaatgttgaatttaaaaaaaaaaaaaataaacaaacatatttatgtaagtatttaaaataaaaattattaatttttataaactatcCCATTCATCATATGAAGATGGTGATTGAAAACTTTCATCAACTGTTGATTTCTTGGATCCTTTCATTGATACTCcattctaaaataaaatataattattatttttaaatcatattattttaaaatttaatataatacactatgttaaatgttataataaatgttttggttattttataatacaaataacTATTATATTTAGATACATTAATATATCCTGATCTCACCTGTTCCTTTTCATATTGCCATGATTCATAATCACGCAAAGCAACTTGAACATATGATGTGACAAAATGTTGCTCTTCTGTTCTTTGATATTTTTGCAACATTTCCAAAGCAAGTTCTTTTAATTCAACTAAATTTAATGCTTCACATTCACCAACCAATTTTGCTAAATCATCTGGCTTTGATGGTAATGCTAATGATGGAACAAAACgttctttttttaatctaagATAAGATAATATATGACGAAAAGATTTTGGATCTCtatctaaataaaaatttccaCCTTTATCAGTTCCTATTGGTTTAGATGATCCAGGTTTAAACCATTCATTAAGACGAGATCTTGGATCAGCACATAAATCATTTCTTCTAAcctaaattaaaaaaaatatatataatgataatttaataaaaaaaaaaaatatttttttttatgttttttaactTACAGTGTACTTTTTTCCTCcaacatttatattaataatatcttcAACATGTCTACTTGTTCTAGCCATATTTTAATCTTGAAAATGGTAAAATTTACGAAtctaaaaacatttatataatatttttttggcATATGAAGaggaaatatattattatttttaatgacataccttttatataatataaaacactttttttctttattcacaaaacatataataaaaaaagaaattatgtTGTATGTtagataaacttttataatatgttatggtaaatttaaatatatctatgATAAAGAAAAGTAGTAAAATTaccttaaaaatatatttgtattataaaattcattatactatttttttaggaaatagtttaaaataatattttgatataaaatacaCACTACTTAACTTCCTTTAACAATATACATATctttataaacaattattatacacattaatacatatacaacatttataacataaaatataagatattttaatcttttttttttctatgaagtaaatatttttaacaataatagtttacttttttttttttagttataataTGATATGGCAAAtgcttttattatataccaaatatgtatattttatattgttaaaataaaaaataaaatgaataaataaaacaaagattatatttattattataattaatttttatgaataaaatattgtttttttatttaaataatatatacttaaattacatttaatattaaaattattttttttatcacatttaaattataaataatctaTGTACagcaaataaaaaaatgttatatttaaaattaattataaaaagttttataaaaaaaaggaaggAAATATATGACGGTTAcctaaaaatgtatttatttatatttataaaagataatatttttttgaaaaaaattaacagtttattaaaaaaaaaacaaaatttttgatatggCACCTGATTGTATAGAAACTTTCCggtataattatatattttttcacttatattgttgtaataatttcttttttaaaactaagcaattaactttaaaatatttgaaacaataatttctatcttttttttgCAATTTTTCTCTTTTACTGTATtcttaatgataaaattgtaaTGTTTATGGttaaataatagaaattgACAATATGAAAgcatttataaatgttatatattttaacaaaaaaatttatatatattataaattttctatacAAAATTAATGATGAAACCAAAGTTgacatattcaaatttttaataaatattttttttttaacatcttcgaaaaatttttaggaaaattttatatatttttttttgatgatataaaatatatcatatttatttataatatctttaGATAATCtttctattattataaatgcaGATATATAAACATGTATATTGAAGGTattaactaattttattttaatgcattaaaaaaaaatttatttaacaaaaataatttttctaaattaaggcattaaaaaataaatatcactTAACTatagaatattaaaatttcttgcTTTAGAAAATGTCTCTCCAACATGTTTCTTTTCTATTtccatatatattataatataataaataatatgtatacaaatttttctaaaataggTTTTTAAATTACTGTTAATGATAATGTAGTTACGTTAATTCTAATATCAACtccatttatttataatttagtaagataattgaatatatatatatatataatttacatCTAATTGTCATCTTTTGTTTTCACTTTTAAAATCTTAAAATCAAGTATTTTAAAGGTAATTGCTTCCGTCTATATAATTAGAagattttctttattaaatgaataaaataagtatatatGTGAAGAAAATATGATTGTTAaaagaaacattttaaaatttatatataaagatacttttatatatccTTACCAAAAATCTTGATAATATcctactttttaaatatatatatgttctTGTTTAAATGATTACAACATAAAATTTTCCCTGATATTGTCACAACTTGATGTAATAAAagaatcattatttttacctATAGACAATTAATTTacacaaattttatatatatatttatatatatatccatccaaacatgtttttttttgctaaaaaaattaactttaaaatatataaatttataatatcattaataattaactAGATTAAATTAAGCTTTTACCAAAGctttttactatattttaatcataaaattgaaaatgtaattattttttgagtgttaaaattattatagaaagttaaataatgatttttaattatgtaaaaatttttatacataatatttatcattatataatcttctatgtatttttaaaaataaaaatatctttacatcataattatatgtttaaaaaaattataattaatatccACTTTTTCTAatcacttttatttattaaaaatttatcattatctaaagaattataatgttataaattgttatatacaattttttttttaatttataaagtatattataaaaaaaaataaaaaaacttattaaataattttatatttcaatggaatatttcttatatttcattttcaatataCCCTTACgactttaaaaattactcATATTAccttttaaaagataattctTTGTTtctactttttataaatttttttttattaaaatttatgcttatacaataaaattttgtctaaccatttattttatgatatatattttttaccattattatttttaaactaaaatttctttttaaaacttcTTGATATACATTTAGTTTTTAATTACATAAAgattatatttcattaaaataaatatccaaaattgaaatatttttcgCTTTaccatttatttattactattaattattttaaaaatataatttctcTATTCAAGGCTGTTTcgtaaaatttttcatacaCATTTTTATAGtcacttttaataatttattaaaaatatatatttttgtatataaaagtGGATATAAATATGCCTTTTAATTGCAAAAGaaagtaacttttttttttaactaaattttaaattggtcaaattttattatataattactaTTCAATCGCTTtctttttaactaaaaaatctGCAtgtcattaaatttattcaaatgatattcttattacaaaattgttttatttaaaaacaaagaaattataaaaaaaataaaataaaataaaaaaaactttttatatatcttaaaaaagtaaattgtTTACAGCTGGTTTTATTTAGCGTTCAATTAAAcgtgataatttaaaattgctAATAAATGTATGCATATATCAAATGATGTAGTtgttatttttctaaaaacgCATGCCACTACTTCTTTATTTTACCTTTTTTAAtgcataaatttttttttttttttattattattgtaatcTTACATATTAATATACGACATaccataatatatttttcttattttaaaattatatgtcaataaataattttcttattacTATATgtcatatttattaaattaataaaaaaaaaatgtataagaccatttttatatatatctaaataACTCTGAAAGCGTTTATTAGTAATCATTCTTgtttcatatatattttaactatcactaatatataatttttatattaataatttttatcaaaatgtttttaaatttaaatttaaaatatttttagaacaccccttttttttaatttattgatagatacaaatttaaatgtaccatttttgtataaattaaatcTCTTTTCACTGATGAATATCACTATAATTTAAGATgtgttataaatttatatatgcAGAAATTATAAGGGCGCCCTCAGCCACCGttattgaatataaaaatataatataaaaaaaaaaaaactaaatttttggaaaaagtttattacaaaaattgcCTAAATACTTGTTTTAATAGGAGGCATGTTATATCTAACCTTCTTcttttgaatatattttaatgtaacgACTTTCTAAATCATTATTTggattataatttaaatatctttatttatccATGATATATTTCATATCTTAGTATTGTTACATTTAAAATCTCATTGTCCGATTCCTTCTGACTAAAATTGTGAATACACAtctaacaaaataaaattctaGTTTTgtataatgatatatatatatatatatctatataatatataatgtttgaaaatttttgttagATGGTATAGTTTAAATCACCaaatatcttaaaaagagaaaaatatatctttagaCCTTTGgtgtttcattttttttttctactacACCACTACCGGTaactatctttttttaattcttttttgttttagaaaaaaaaaaataatagtaaatttttataataataaaaaataatttattatttcgtTGTATGttagtataataaataagtcatatataatctatttaacctaaaagtaaatatgcattttttttttctcaaaaaCTTATGATAATtgcaaatatttttctatgaaaatataaatttgtttttaaatttttgtgaatctttcattaattataaatttattttaaataaatatatatatatttcctCACTGATTAGTGATCcatgaatttaaaattactccatctattgaaaaataatattatattggtATTGATGAATATACCTTGAATGTATGTCGacatgataaaaatatgtataatgACACTTTGATATAAGATACATCAATATTGAagatattaattttgattgaaactaaaaaaatttttataatttttagttatatttttaaaaatttttaatttattataaccTTTGGaacatacatttttaaagaGAGATATCTAGacacatttatttaaaaacctatatcttttataattatacaattttGTCAAGTGATCctcaaaaatttaattttcattttagAGTAAAGTATGACATAATCCTTCATCCACAAGCTACTTGACCCTTCATCAATTCTTCTCTTATGTTGTTGGATAAtcctaaatattttaataaatatttcatattattaaa from the Strongyloides ratti genome assembly S_ratti_ED321, chromosome : X genome contains:
- a CDS encoding Potassium channel tetramerisation-type BTB domain and BTB/POZ fold domain-containing protein translates to MARTSRHVEDIININVGGKKYTVRRNDLCADPRSRLNEWFKPGSSKPIGTDKGGNFYLDRDPKSFRHILSYLRLKKERFVPSLALPSKPDDLAKLVGECEALNLVELKELALEMLQKYQRTEEQHFVTSYVQVALRDYESWQYEKEQNGVSMKGSKKSTVDESFQSPSSYDEWDSL